One Janthinobacterium sp. TB1-E2 genomic region harbors:
- a CDS encoding AAA family ATPase yields MLSGLKIQNFKGIKGPIEIPIKPVTLLYGVNSAGKSSVLHSMHFIRGLLEDYDLDPTGSPYATDDIDLGGFLNLLYKHAVGSRMVLGYSLNLSSIDLPEYGATSSISISDKVQDAYVEFGLSADDQDHSPKLDYYLVSLNGADVALVMPDAVQAAAGKKRLAYINVRHPLLESAAKSDEDDKAAPVEDLELRKLIPRTEDDDDLDAELAGASLEEIESRREERKRDLNDEYEFHSKHRDLLKYPVTGFRNGLPRWGKVVSSSVFDSLPGDEFEDDAEKIDLVEFTSGVLTELIVGPLEVLRDLLIDSRAVGPLRAIPERRLNLDNVANEADWYGGLAAWSRLHECSPAQLAEVSTWLYDSDRLGTGYSLEREEFREVPLHYLEAVRAGASNMIDLNWASVDALPITHRVWLVDSKNHVRVTPHDVGVGLSQLIPVVTASVDSYRTLLLIEQPELHIHPRVQVGLGDLYLQSAAKFGRNFLIETHSEALLLRMMKRIRQTHDGELPEGVPPASRDDIAVYLIQNEGKGVAVMQMRINHRGEFVKPWPKGLFEESLRETL; encoded by the coding sequence ATGCTGAGCGGTTTGAAAATTCAGAACTTCAAGGGCATTAAGGGGCCAATAGAGATCCCTATAAAACCAGTCACTTTACTCTACGGTGTCAACAGTGCCGGCAAGAGTTCGGTTCTGCATTCCATGCACTTCATACGTGGACTGTTGGAGGACTACGATTTGGATCCTACCGGATCGCCGTATGCGACAGATGACATCGATTTGGGCGGATTCCTGAATTTGCTCTACAAGCATGCTGTCGGGAGCCGTATGGTGTTGGGATACAGCTTGAATCTCAGCAGCATTGACTTGCCTGAGTATGGGGCAACGTCTTCGATTTCCATCAGCGACAAGGTCCAGGACGCCTATGTCGAGTTTGGGTTAAGCGCAGACGACCAAGATCATTCGCCCAAGCTTGACTATTACCTCGTTTCACTGAACGGGGCCGATGTTGCTTTGGTGATGCCAGACGCCGTGCAGGCAGCTGCGGGAAAGAAGAGGCTTGCATACATCAACGTTCGCCACCCCCTGCTCGAGTCCGCCGCAAAAAGCGATGAGGATGACAAGGCGGCGCCGGTTGAGGATTTGGAACTACGCAAGTTGATCCCGAGGACCGAGGACGACGATGATCTTGACGCTGAGCTTGCAGGCGCTAGCCTGGAGGAAATCGAGTCACGTCGCGAGGAGAGAAAGCGGGACTTAAACGATGAGTACGAATTCCATTCTAAGCATCGTGATCTGCTGAAGTATCCGGTGACTGGCTTTCGCAACGGCCTGCCGCGCTGGGGGAAAGTCGTTTCATCTTCCGTGTTCGATTCACTCCCTGGCGACGAATTCGAGGACGATGCGGAAAAGATTGATCTCGTCGAATTCACTTCTGGCGTTTTGACTGAACTCATCGTTGGTCCTCTTGAGGTACTGCGCGACCTTCTTATCGATTCTAGAGCGGTTGGTCCGTTGAGAGCAATACCCGAGCGGCGCCTGAATCTCGATAACGTCGCGAACGAGGCGGATTGGTATGGGGGACTGGCTGCTTGGTCGCGCCTTCACGAGTGTTCGCCAGCGCAACTCGCTGAAGTGAGCACGTGGCTCTACGATTCTGATCGGCTGGGAACGGGATATAGCCTGGAGCGGGAGGAGTTTAGGGAAGTGCCGCTGCATTACCTGGAGGCGGTACGCGCGGGTGCTAGTAACATGATCGATCTGAATTGGGCTTCGGTCGATGCGCTCCCGATCACGCACCGGGTATGGCTCGTCGACAGTAAAAATCATGTGAGGGTGACGCCGCACGACGTAGGGGTCGGGCTCTCGCAATTGATTCCCGTAGTCACTGCCTCTGTAGATTCGTACAGAACCTTGCTGCTGATCGAGCAGCCAGAGTTGCATATTCATCCTCGCGTACAAGTCGGCCTTGGAGACCTGTATTTGCAATCAGCAGCCAAGTTCGGCCGCAACTTCTTGATCGAGACGCACAGCGAGGCATTGCTCCTTCGAATGATGAAGCGCATACGCCAAACCCATGATGGCGAACTGCCGGAGGGTGTGCCGCCGGCTAGCAGGGACGACATTGCCGTATACCTGATTCAAAACGAAGGAAAAGGCGTTGCGGTCATGCAAATGCGCATCAACCACCGAGGTGAATTTGTGAAACCCTGGCCAAAGGGCTTGTTTGAAGAATCACTGCGGGAGACCCTCTGA
- a CDS encoding restriction endonuclease subunit S encodes MTGGLQIIGLDEVIAKRNGSVDPAKFPSEVFELLSIPAFDSGLPQITVGAEIRSTKQVVQEGDVLLSKIVPHIRRAWVVKPTTNHRLIASGEWIVFRDSRFEPGYLRHLLTADRFHRQFMQTVSGIGGSLLRARPAEVAKIKVVLPPKKDQRRIAAILDKADSLRRKRQDAIRLADEFLRAVFIDMFGDPETNPKSFDKGTIRDLVSSANYGTSEKASEQIGQFPILRMNNITYKGGWDFSSLKYVDLDEASAHKYLAQKGDLLFNRTNSKELVGKTAVYMRDEPMAIAGYLVRVRMNEHGNSHYVSGYLNSKHGKRTLEARAKSIVGMANINAQEMQDIPLLLPPIDLQDKYAGIVDAVQKRLKKHHAFGREADAINAALSEKFFGYIGEKVEELC; translated from the coding sequence ATGACCGGCGGGCTTCAAATCATCGGGCTTGATGAGGTCATCGCGAAGCGAAACGGCTCCGTTGATCCAGCGAAGTTTCCTAGCGAAGTTTTTGAGCTGCTCAGCATTCCAGCCTTCGATTCAGGACTGCCGCAAATCACAGTCGGTGCTGAAATTCGCTCAACTAAGCAAGTCGTGCAAGAAGGCGATGTATTGCTATCAAAGATCGTTCCCCACATTCGACGGGCCTGGGTCGTTAAACCGACGACCAACCACCGATTGATCGCCTCGGGTGAATGGATCGTGTTTCGCGATTCACGCTTTGAGCCCGGCTATCTCCGGCACTTACTGACTGCTGACAGGTTCCATCGGCAGTTTATGCAAACTGTCTCCGGCATCGGTGGGTCACTCCTGCGCGCAAGACCAGCCGAGGTGGCAAAAATCAAGGTGGTTTTGCCGCCGAAGAAAGACCAGCGACGCATCGCTGCCATCCTCGACAAGGCCGACAGTCTGCGCCGCAAACGCCAGGATGCCATCCGCCTCGCCGACGAGTTCCTTCGGGCAGTATTCATCGACATGTTTGGCGACCCGGAGACAAACCCGAAGTCGTTCGATAAGGGCACGATTCGTGATTTGGTAAGTTCAGCGAACTATGGGACTTCTGAGAAGGCGAGTGAACAAATAGGGCAGTTCCCTATCCTTCGGATGAACAACATTACTTACAAGGGCGGCTGGGATTTTTCGTCGCTTAAGTATGTAGATCTTGATGAGGCGTCTGCCCACAAGTATCTGGCACAGAAAGGCGACCTATTGTTCAATCGGACCAACAGCAAGGAGTTGGTCGGCAAGACTGCCGTCTACATGCGAGACGAGCCCATGGCAATTGCAGGCTACTTGGTTCGCGTACGTATGAACGAGCACGGCAACTCGCACTATGTTTCCGGATACCTGAATTCCAAGCACGGGAAGCGAACCCTAGAAGCGCGAGCAAAGAGTATTGTCGGGATGGCGAACATCAACGCTCAGGAGATGCAAGATATCCCATTGCTGTTGCCACCGATCGACCTGCAAGACAAGTACGCCGGCATTGTCGATGCCGTGCAGAAGCGCTTGAAAAAACACCATGCCTTCGGTCGTGAGGCAGACGCTATTAATGCAGCACTTAGCGAAAAATTCTTTGGCTACATCGGCGAAAAGGTGGAGGAACTATGCTGA